In the genome of Magnetococcales bacterium, the window CTCCCTCCGGGTCTACCGAGGCGGCAGTTGGTATGATCTGCCGACCGGGATGCGTGTCTCCACCCGCCAGGCAGCCGACCCGGGGGAGCGGAATATCATTCTGGGCTTCCGTCTGGCAAGGCAAGATCGATGACTTGTTGCCCTTCACCCTCCATCACCTTGAACAACAGATTGTAGGAGACACGCCACCGAAGCCCGTCACCGGTCAGGATGGAGGCGGTTTTTTGGTTGAGTTGGATAATCTTTCCATACAGCTCCCGACGGTGACGATCCTGGAACCCGACCCGCTCCCCGACCTTCAACAAATTTTTTTCCAATCGGCCTTGTCCCTGCTGCGGGTGGATGTCCGTGCTGACCTGATCGACGTTGACGGCGTACAGGGGAACGCTCCACCGCCGTCCGTCCGCCTTGTCCCGAGCGTAGAGGCAGGTTCGATGGATCTCTTCCACCACCGCATCGACCAACCTGTTCTCCCGGCCACTGAAGTAGGAGATTGCCATGCCGGGCCGCAACCGCTGTTTGACCGCCGACAGCCGTTCCGGTTTTTCCAACATGCCATCGATGCCGACCCGCAAACGGTAGAGGTCAAACAAACTGGCGTTTTGCAGAGCGTGCAACAATTCCGAGTAATCCATGAGTCCCCCGCGAAAAGCCGCCTGACGGGAAAGTTTGGGCCACCGCGTTTCAACCATTCAGGAATGGGTTGTAACGGCGCTCCTGTCCGATGGTGGTGGCGGGACCGTGACCTGGGTAGCAGGCAAGATTGTCGGGAAGGTTCATGAGCTTCTGTTTGATGGAGCGGATCAGTTGGTTATGGTTGCCACCGGGCAGGTCGGTGCGGCCAATGGAGCCGGCAAAAATGGTGTCGCCCACAGCCAGGCCACCGGGCCATTGCAGGCAGACGCCACCCGGTGTATGTCCAGGAGTGTGGATCACCTCCAGGGTCACTCCGGGAAGTTCCAGCATCTCCTTGTCCCCAAAGGTGTGATCGATGCGGGGAACCGGACCGAAGGGCATACCCCAGAAAGCGGCATGGGCAGGGGCTTGTTCGACCAGCTCCCGCTCCTCCGGGTGAACCCAAAACGCGCATCCGGTTGCCTGTTGCAGCTCGGCGACGCCGCCGATATGGTCGAAATGGGCGTGGGTGTTGACAATATGGGTCAGGCGAAGTTGCAAACTTTTCAACCGTGCGAGGAGCTTGTTGGCATCACCACCGGGATCGATTACGATGGCGGTGCCGGTTGCGCGGGATCCCAGCAATTGACAGTTGACAAGCAGCGGACCGGTTTCCACAATTTCATGAATCAGGCTCATCAGGCTTTTTCTCCTGAGGATTGATGAAAGGGGCCATGGAGGCCTTGACACCCTCCTGCATGACCACAAGATACCCTTCGCGGGTCAGCCGATCACGCAACATTTGCAAGGCATCCATGGCATCTTGCAACTCGTCGTGGGGCGTCTTGCGCAGGGTTCCAGGTGAACCGGCCCGTCCCCACTCCCGGATCACATGCCAACGGCCCCACAAATCCGGCTGGATCTGGATGGAGTAGTACGAGATGAGGTCCGTGGCCGGGTTCAAACGTTGCAGATAGACCTTCATGGAAAATCATTCTCTCGCATCATAGCCGAAGAGGCGAACATGTGGACCATACCCCGCAGCATCGTCAATCATATCCTGGGACATGCCCAACGCACAGCCCCCCTGGAGTGTGTCGGTGTTTTATCCGGCCAAGGCCGTCAGGTGACCGGCTGGCACCCCCTGCCCAATATACAAACCGACCCCCGGCGATTTTTTGCCGATCCCAAAACACAGATCACCCTTTTTCGGGAGCTGCGCGAACGTGGTCAATCGATCGTGGCCATCTATCACAGTCATCCTGCCGGACCTCCTGCCCCTTCACCAGCCGATCTGGCCGAGTCTACCCATCCCGATGCATTGTATTTGATTGTCTCCCTGGGGACGCTTGGGCGCCTGGATCTGGGTGGATTCCTGCTTCGGGAAGGCCGCTCCGAAGCGCAAGAGCTTCGCATTGTCGAAGGTTGATTTTCCATGTGCAAGGTTTAAAACCGAGTCACAATTTTTCCAACTGTTCAATACCCGTTCACAGTAACCATTCAGGCAACGATTCAGCAACCTTCAAAAAATGGTAACTATTCAAAAACCCTTCCAAAAAAGACTTGGATATGAAAGCCTTCGTCAGGGCTTCGCCCCGAACCCCACCAGAACTCTGTCTAAGGCCCTGCCAGGGAGCCGGCCCCCTGGACCCCGATGCGTGGCCGGTGGTAAATGGTCACAGAGATGCGGGACATGAACCACAGCGGTAAGGCAGCGCATCCCCTGGTCGTTGCCAGGGGGGTGGTTTTGCGTCTCGGGAAGCGGCCTGTCCTTTCCGGCGTGGATATGTCGGTGGCATCGGGAGAGATCGTGACGATCATCGGACCCAACGGGGCGGGCAAAACAACCCTGATCCGGGTTCTGTTGGGACTGTTGCGTCCAGAGGCCGGAGAGGTGGTGCAACGTCCAAACATACGGATCGGATACGTGCCCCAGCGTTTGCCGTTGGATCCGATTCTTCCGCTGACAGTGGCCCGCTTCATGACCCTGACCGGTCGGCTCTCGCCGTCAGTCCTACAGGCTGCCTTGGCGGAAACCGGGGTGGAACATCTGACCTCGGCGACCGTTGCCACGCTGTCGGGTGGCGAGTTGCAACGGGTTCTGTTGGCACGCGCTCTGTCGCGGAAACCGGATCTGCTGGTCTTGGATGAGCCCGTCCAAGGGGTCGATTTTGCAGGCGAAGCCATGTTGTATGAACTGATCGGAACCATTCGGAACCGGCATGGGTGCGGCATTTTGCTGGTCTCCCACGATCTGCACGTGGTGATGGGCGCCACCGATCGGGTAATCTGCCTGAACGGTCACATCTGCTGTG includes:
- a CDS encoding MBL fold metallo-hydrolase, producing the protein MSLIHEIVETGPLLVNCQLLGSRATGTAIVIDPGGDANKLLARLKSLQLRLTHIVNTHAHFDHIGGVAELQQATGCAFWVHPEERELVEQAPAHAAFWGMPFGPVPRIDHTFGDKEMLELPGVTLEVIHTPGHTPGGVCLQWPGGLAVGDTIFAGSIGRTDLPGGNHNQLIRSIKQKLMNLPDNLACYPGHGPATTIGQERRYNPFLNG
- a CDS encoding WGR domain-containing protein, giving the protein MKVYLQRLNPATDLISYYSIQIQPDLWGRWHVIREWGRAGSPGTLRKTPHDELQDAMDALQMLRDRLTREGYLVVMQEGVKASMAPFINPQEKKPDEPDS
- a CDS encoding M67 family metallopeptidase; its protein translation is MWTIPRSIVNHILGHAQRTAPLECVGVLSGQGRQVTGWHPLPNIQTDPRRFFADPKTQITLFRELRERGQSIVAIYHSHPAGPPAPSPADLAESTHPDALYLIVSLGTLGRLDLGGFLLREGRSEAQELRIVEG
- a CDS encoding metal ABC transporter ATP-binding protein, translating into MNHSGKAAHPLVVARGVVLRLGKRPVLSGVDMSVASGEIVTIIGPNGAGKTTLIRVLLGLLRPEAGEVVQRPNIRIGYVPQRLPLDPILPLTVARFMTLTGRLSPSVLQAALAETGVEHLTSATVATLSGGELQRVLLARALSRKPDLLVLDEPVQGVDFAGEAMLYELIGTIRNRHGCGILLVSHDLHVVMGATDRVICLNGHICCAGAPASVSQDPEYTRLFGPHATSAYAFYAHQHAHQHAHTPQQAQGPSSPCSCPEEPV